In a genomic window of Sutcliffiella sp. FSL R7-0096:
- a CDS encoding sodium-dependent transporter, with protein MMQQEQWSSKLGFVLASAGSAIGLGAIWKLPYVTGVSGGGAFILLFLLFSVLIGFPLLLGEFIIGRSTGKEAVSAYKEIAPGTKWHWIGYLGVFTCFILLSFYSVIGGWIVQYLFYGVTGMMGSFAGGYEGLFTEAVSNPIAAVAAQGAFLLLTILVVAKGVQNGIEKMNKIMMPALFILFIVLIVRSLSLDNAMEGVSFFLYPDFSNITAESVLFAMGQSFFSLSVGVSVMVTYSSYLSKEESLVQPAVSVVGVNLFISILAGLAIFPAVFSLGSEPAEGPGLLFIVLPSVFDQIMFGNVFLFLFLALFLFATLTSAFSMLEIVVAALTKNKGGRRSKAAWLTGFGIFLIGIPSALSYSVLGDVTIFGKTVFDSADFLVSNILMPVGALLISIFVSYKLKKDILRSEVIQGSKGLNGLFSLWYLLMRYVVPVVIVVVFLNVVGVI; from the coding sequence ATGATGCAGCAAGAGCAATGGTCATCGAAGTTGGGATTTGTTTTGGCGTCTGCAGGGTCTGCAATTGGTCTTGGGGCGATTTGGAAGCTACCGTATGTAACTGGTGTGAGCGGCGGTGGGGCATTTATCCTTTTATTTTTACTATTTTCCGTGTTGATTGGTTTTCCCCTTTTGCTTGGTGAGTTTATCATCGGAAGGAGCACAGGGAAGGAAGCGGTGTCTGCCTACAAGGAGATTGCACCAGGAACGAAATGGCATTGGATTGGGTATCTTGGCGTGTTTACCTGCTTTATACTGTTGTCATTTTATAGTGTGATCGGAGGCTGGATTGTCCAGTACTTATTCTATGGGGTAACAGGAATGATGGGTAGTTTTGCCGGCGGTTATGAAGGACTATTTACGGAAGCGGTGTCCAATCCGATCGCGGCGGTTGCTGCACAAGGTGCATTCTTGCTTTTGACTATTCTCGTGGTGGCTAAAGGTGTACAGAATGGTATCGAGAAGATGAATAAAATCATGATGCCTGCTTTATTTATTTTATTCATCGTGTTAATAGTTCGCTCACTATCGCTAGACAATGCAATGGAGGGTGTCTCGTTCTTTTTATACCCTGACTTTTCAAATATTACTGCAGAAAGCGTGCTGTTTGCGATGGGGCAGTCATTTTTCTCCTTAAGTGTCGGGGTATCGGTGATGGTGACCTATAGCTCCTATCTATCGAAAGAAGAGAGCCTTGTGCAACCGGCTGTTTCAGTTGTCGGGGTGAATCTGTTCATCTCCATCCTTGCAGGCCTTGCCATTTTTCCAGCGGTTTTCTCCTTGGGATCTGAGCCGGCGGAAGGACCTGGCTTGTTGTTTATCGTACTACCGTCTGTATTTGACCAGATAATGTTCGGGAATGTATTTCTGTTTCTATTTCTGGCTCTATTTCTATTTGCCACCCTTACTTCGGCCTTTTCGATGCTGGAAATTGTCGTGGCAGCACTGACTAAGAACAAAGGCGGCAGAAGAAGTAAAGCGGCCTGGTTGACGGGATTTGGAATCTTCCTTATCGGCATTCCATCCGCCCTATCCTATAGTGTGTTGGGAGACGTCACCATCTTCGGGAAAACGGTATTCGACAGCGCCGATTTTCTGGTCAGCAACATCCTGATGCCTGTAGGTGCCTTACTCATATCGATTTTCGTTTCATATAAGTTAAAGAAGGACATCCTTAGAAGTGAGGTTATCCAAGGGTCCAAAGGGTTAAATGGCTTATTTTCGTTGTGGTACCTGTTGATGAGGTATGTTGTTCCGGTTGTGATTGTGGTTGTGTTTTTGAATGTGGTGGGTGTGATTTAA
- a CDS encoding YdcF family protein encodes MGIPKYPEVPKLTDKQIDEITEIVFWKEVEPIKCDAIFVFGGSHPGNWKKPLEAYQKGLGDCIIATGGSSLSNMRHPEWDNIGFSEAEVIVKNLLENGVPKEVICYETSSMHSIANVTEAKKIFDFTSINSLLFVCKSIATGRQYRTLLKYLPPNIRFISYPFDTSFDGQTTIKRDNWMLNERNKSLVFGEYLRNIIYGMEGMINAPRKHVEGLEDIVLHHYKSLD; translated from the coding sequence GTGGGAATACCTAAATATCCTGAAGTTCCTAAGCTAACAGATAAACAAATTGACGAGATAACGGAAATAGTGTTTTGGAAAGAGGTTGAGCCTATAAAATGCGATGCAATATTTGTGTTTGGAGGTTCACACCCTGGTAATTGGAAGAAACCTTTAGAAGCTTATCAAAAAGGTTTAGGTGACTGTATTATTGCAACTGGAGGAAGTAGTTTATCAAATATGCGACATCCTGAATGGGATAATATAGGTTTCTCAGAAGCTGAGGTCATTGTTAAGAACTTACTTGAAAATGGTGTTCCTAAAGAAGTTATTTGCTATGAAACTTCATCTATGCACTCAATTGCAAATGTAACAGAAGCCAAGAAAATATTTGATTTTACATCAATAAATAGCTTGTTATTTGTTTGTAAAAGTATCGCTACGGGTAGGCAGTACCGTACTTTATTAAAATATCTCCCGCCGAATATTAGATTTATATCGTATCCTTTTGATACAAGTTTTGATGGCCAAACGACTATAAAGAGAGATAACTGGATGCTAAATGAGAGGAATAAGTCCCTAGTGTTTGGCGAGTATTTAAGGAATATTATTTATGGAATGGAAGGGATGATAAATGCTCCTAGAAAACACGTTGAAGGACTGGAAGACATTGTTTTACACCACTATAAATCATTAGATTAA
- a CDS encoding cytochrome c biogenesis protein CcdA produces the protein MSEQLFIGGVFVTGLLCFFHPCILPLLPVYTAYLSGSNVLDHATRPTIRLGPIRLQLVLLLRTLLFVLGLSTVFIMLGFGSGVFGRLATNPQFIAICGAIVIVFSIHRLFFPLFSLY, from the coding sequence ATGTCGGAACAGCTGTTTATCGGAGGCGTATTTGTTACAGGACTGCTCTGCTTTTTCCATCCATGTATTCTTCCACTTCTGCCTGTGTATACCGCGTACTTGTCCGGGTCCAACGTTTTGGATCATGCAACTAGACCAACTATCCGTTTGGGACCAATCCGGCTACAGCTGGTTCTATTGCTAAGGACACTATTGTTTGTGCTGGGCTTATCGACCGTGTTCATAATGCTCGGATTCGGTTCAGGTGTATTTGGCAGGCTGGCTACAAATCCGCAGTTCATTGCTATCTGTGGCGCAATTGTGATTGTATTTAGCATCCATCGGCTTTTCTTTCCTCTTTTCAGTTTATATTAG